The genomic segment GAGCCCGAGCCGAAGACCCACGAGGGGTACGAGTGGGTCTACGTGCTCAACGGGCGGCTGCGGCTCGTGCTCGGCGAGCACGACCTGGTGCTCGAACCCGGTGAGGCGGCCGAGTTCGACACCCGCGTACCGCACTGGTTCGGCCGCGCCGACAGCGAGGGGGTGGAGTTCCTCAGCCTCTTCGGCAGCCAGGGCGAACGTGCCCACCTGCGCGCCCGCCCTCGCACGTCCCGCTGAGGGGCGTCCGCGAACGCGCCCGCGGCGGCGCCGGCGGCGCGACGATCGGCAGGTGACCTATGCGGACGTCGGCGGGCTGTGGATCTGGTACGAGGAGCACGGCGCCGGCCGGCCGCTGGTCCTGCTGCACGGCGGCTACGGGTCGACGGAGACGTTCGCGCCGGTCCGGCCGGCGCTGGCCGCCCGCCGCCGGCTGATCGCCGTCGACCTGCGCGGCCACGGCCGCACCGGCGGTCTGGACCGGCCACTGCGGTACGAGTCGATGGCCGACGACGTGGCCGGGCTGCTGCGCCACCTCGGTCTGCCGCACGCCGACGTGCTCGGCTACTCGCTCGGCGGCGCGGTGGCCCTGCGTACCGCGATCCAGCACCCCGCCCTGGTCCGCCGCCTGGTGCTCGTCTCCACGCCTGTGCGGCGGCGCGGCTGGTACCCGGAGACGCTGGCCGCGATGTCCGCACACGACGAGCGCGCCGCCGAGCGCATGCGCGGCACCCCGCCGTACGAGCGGTACGCGCGGGTCGCGCCCCGCCCGCAGGACTGGCCCCTGCTCTGGGCCCGCAGCGGGGAACTGCTGCGCCGGGAGTACGACTGGTCCGCCGAGGTTGCCGCGCTGCCGATGCCGGTGCTGCTGGTCTTCGCCGACGCGGACGAGATCCCGGTGAGCCACGCGGCGGAGTTCTTCGGCCTGCTCGGCGGCGGCCACCGGGACGCGGGCGGCGACGGCGCCGGCCGTCCCGCGTCCCGGCTCGCCGTGCTGCCCGGGCTCACCCACTACGACGTGGTGGCCTCGCCCGCGCTGCCGGCGGCGGTGCTGCCGTTCCTCACCCACCCGGCGCGCGCACCCGGCTGACTCACCCCACGAGCGCCGGGGCGTCGGCGCGCGCCGTCGCCTGCGGGCGCAGCAGCGCGTACGCGAGCACGACGGCGACCACCACGAGCCCCGCGCCGACCGCGAATGCCGCGTGGAAGCCACTGGTCAGCGCGGCGGCCCGGTCGTCGCCGAGCGCGACCCGGTCCGCCGTCCGGGCGGCGGCCAACGTGGACAGCACCGCGACGCCGAACGCCATGCCGAGCTGCTGGGTGGTGTTGAACAGCCCGGAGGCGAGACCGGCGTCCTCGACGCGGGCGGCGGACATGCCGAGCGCGGTGAGCGCCGGCAGCACCAGCCCGAACCCGCCGGCGAGCAGCATCACCGGGAGCACGTCGCGCAGGTAGCGGCCGTCCACCGGCACCCGGGCCAGCAGCGCGAACATGGCGGCGAGCAGCACGAGCCCGGCGATCAGCACGACCCGCTCGCCGAAGCGGGCGTTGAGCCGGGCCGAGACGCCGAGCGACACCGCGCCGATGACGGCTGCCGCCGGGAGCAGCGCCAGCCCGGTGCGCGTGGCGTCGTAGCCGAGCACCTGCTGGAGGTAGAGCGTGACGAGGACCTGGAACGCGAACGTCGCGGCCACGGTGAGGATCTGGACCACGTTCGCCACGGCGACGCCGCGCGAGCGCAGCAGCCGCAGCGGCATGAGCGGGCGGCGCGCGGTGGCCTGCCGGACCACGAACCCGGCGACCAGCGCGGCGGCGAGCGCGCCGAGACCGAGCGTGTGCGCCGACGTCGCGCCGTACCGCTCGATCGTGACCACCGTGTAGATGCCGAGCACGAGCCCGGCGGTGACCAGCAGCGCGCCCGCCACGTCGGCCCCGGCGGCCAGGCCCAGGCCCCGGTCGGCGGGCAGCGTGCGGACCGCGAGCGCGATCGTGGCCAGGCCGATCGGCAGGTTGATCAGGAAGATCCAGTGCCAGCCCAGCGCGTCGGTGAGCAGGCCGCCGGCGACCTGGCCGATGGCCGCCCCGGCGGCGCCGGTGAACGCGAACACGGCGAACGCCCGCGCCCGCTCGGCCGCGTCGGGAAAGAGCGTGACCAGGATGCCGAGGCTCACCGCGGTGGCCGCCGCGCTGCCGACGCCCTGGAGGAAGCGGGCCGCGACGAGCGTGGCGCTGTTCCCGGCGAGCCCGGCCAGCACCGACGCGGCGGTGAACAGCGCGGTGCCGCCGAGGAACATCGCCCGGCGCCCGATCAGGTCGCCGAGCCGTCCGGCGAGCAGGAGCAGGCTGCCGAACGCGATCAGGTACGCGTTGACCACCCAGCTCAGGCCGGTCGGGGAGAAGCGCAGGTCGCGCTGGATGGCCGGCATCGCCACGGTGACGATGCTGCCGTCGAGGATGGTCATCAGGGCGCCGGTGGCGAGCACGCCGAGGGCGAGCCGTCGCGAGCGGGGAGCGGACATGGAGTCCTCCTGTCGAGAGGTGCGACAGGAGAGACCGTAACGGATAGTTCCGTTACAGACAATCTATTCTGAGACTATTGGCGGGCTCGGCGTGCCGGCTTCGGACTCTGCACCGGCGTGGCCAGGTGTCCGCCGGCCAGGCGCCGCAGCGCGCGCAGGAAGACTTCCCGCTCGTCGTCCGGCAGGCTCGCGAGCGTCTCGGCGTGCACCCGGTCGACGATCTCCTGGCTGCGCGCGGCGACCCGGGCACCCTCCTCGGTCACCGCGATGATCCGCGCCCGCCGGTCCGTACGGGCCGGACGCCGCTCGGCCAGCCCGGCCCGCTCCAGCGCGTCCACCGTGACGACCATCGTCGTCTTGTCCATGTCGCCCATCTCGGCGAGCTGGATCTGCGTACGCTCCTCGGGCAGCGCGTGCGCGAGCACGCAGTGCATCCGTGCGGTCAGCCCGATCTCGGCGAGCGCCGCCGCCACCCGGGTACGCAACACGTGGCTGGTGTGGTCGAGGAGGTACGACAGGTCCGGGGTGCTCATTCGCCCAGCGTACCGATGATTCCGTGGCGGATGATCCGGCTCGGACCCGGACTGGACCCGGATACGATCTTGTGAGATGTCGTCGGTGAGAGAGGTTGGGTGCGGTGAGCGACGAGCACAGCAGGCAAGTGGTGGTGGGTTACGACGGATCTCCGGCCGCTAGCGCCGCCATCGAGGTGGGCGCGCTGCTGTTCCCCGGCGCGCACGCGTGGATCGGGCATCTGTGGACGCCTCCCTTCGCCAGCGAGGAACTCCGCAAGCGGCTCTGGACCGGCACCCGCAACATCAACGTGTTCGTCGAGGCGATCGAGCGCGAGGGCAGCCGGGAGGCCGACCGGATGACGGCCGTCGGCGTGATGCTGGGCCGCGCCGCCGGCTGGGACGCCGAGCCGCTCGTGTGCCGCAGCTACGGCGGCGAAGGACTCCGGCTCGCCGAGCTGGCCGACGAGAAGCAGGCCGACGTGCTGCTGCTCGGGTCGCGGGGCCTCGGCGGCGCCCGCGCCGTGCTCGGCTCCGTCTCCGACATGGCCGTGCACTACAGCCCGCGTCCCGTACTGGTCGTGCCGCACCCGCTGCTGACCGACGAGTACGACGCGCTCGCCGCCGGGCCGGTCGTGGTCGGCTGGGACGCCTCCGCCGGATCCGAGGCCGCGCTCGCCGCCGCCCGTCGCCTCTTCCCGGAGCGCGAGATCGTCCTGGCCGCCGTCGACGGCGACGAGGGGGACGCGCCGGAGACGGTCGACGGGGTGACGACAGTGCGCGTACGCGCCGGCGGCGGCGCGCCCGGCCGCGCGGTGGCCGACGCGCTCTCCGCCGTCGCCACCGAGCGCAAGGCGAGCCTGGTCGTGGTCGGCTCGCGCGGCCGCACGGCGGTGCGCAAGATCCTGCTCGGCAGCGTCGCCATGGCCACGCTGCACCGCGCCCACCGGCCGGTCATGGTGGTGCCGCAGAGCCCGGTCCGCGAAACCGAGTAGCGGTCACCGGACCAGCACGGGTGTCTCCCGGGCCGGGAGACACCCGTGGCGTTCCACTCGTGCGTCGGCAGTCCGGTGGGCGCCTCAGCGCTGGCTGCTGTCGATGTGTGCCAACTATCCTCGGTATCGGAGAGCCAGTCGCCATCCGACGGAGTGGTCGATGCTGAAAGGTCTGGCAGCGGACCGGCACGCGCAGGGGGACAGCCGCCGGCTCAACCTCGGCGCGGTGCTGCGGCGCGTCCACCTGACCGGTCCGGTCACGCGCGTCGAGCTGGCCGAGTGGATGGGCGTCAACCGCAGCACCGTCATGGCGCTCACCGCGGAACTGGCGGCGGCCGGCCTGGTCCGGGAGGTGGCGGCCGGTGGCAGCGGGCGGGCCGGGCGTCCGTCGCGTGTGGTGCGTCCCTCCTCCGACACCGTCTACGTCCTCGCGTTCGACATCGCCGTGGACCGGCTCGTGGCCGCCCGTGTCGGGCTCGGCGGGGTGATCTCGGCGCGGCTGGAGGCGGAACGGCCGCGGGCCGGTGCCGACCTCGACTCGGTGGTCTCGGTGCTCGCCGACTTCGGGCGGGCGCTGCACCACGCCGCGCCACCCGGGTCGGTGTGCGTGGGCGTCGGCGCCTCCTACTGCGGCATGATCCGGCCGGGGGACGGGATGGTCCGGTTCGGACCGGACATGGGGTGGGTGGACCAGGCGTTCGGCGCCGAGCTGGCCGGGCGGCTGGACCTGGGCCTCCCTGTCCTGGTCGGCAACGAGGCGCACCTGGGCGCGCTGGCCGAGCATCAGCGCGGGGCCGGTGTCGGCGTGCAGAACCTCGTCTACCTGCACGGTGACGTGGGTGTCGGCGGCGGGATCATCGTGGGCGGGGAACTGCTCGACGGCGACGGCGGGTACGCCTCCGAGGTCGGGCACATGCTCGTGAACCCGTACCAGGGGCGGGCCTGCGGCTGCGGCTCGCGCGGGTGTCTGGAGGCCGAGGTCGGTGAGCGGGCGCTGCTCGACGTCGCGGGCCGCCCGGCGCAGGAGAAGGGGCGCGAGGCGGTACGCGCGGTGGTCGCCGCCGCCGCTCAGGGGGAACCGGCAGCGCAGGAGGCGCTGCGGCACATCGGTGACTGGCTGGGCATCGGCGTGGCGAACGTGATCAACCTGTTCAACCCGGGCGTGGTGATCTTCGGGGGCACGCTCAGCGAGGTCTTCCCGGTCTGCGCCGGTCACGTCCGCAGCCGGATCGCCGCGAACGTGCTGCCCATCTCCCGCGACAAGGCCCAACTGCGGGTGTCCGCGCTCGGCTACGACGCGACCCTGATCGGCGCCGCCGAACTGGGCTTCTCACCCTTGTTCGCCGACCCCCTCGGAGTCCCCACTGCCGGGTGAGCCCGCGCGCCGCGCACCGCCGCGCGTTCAGCCTCCCTTGAGCGCGTTGATCTTGCGCTTCCGGCCCTGACAAAGCGCGCCAAAGGTGCATCCCAGGGGCCGAAACTGCAAGATCTGTGAAGGTGTTTGTCAAGCGTTGGTTTCGAGGGTGCGCCAGATTTGGCGGGCTATGTAGCGTTTGAGGCTGCGGGTGATTTCGGCTGGGGTGCGGCCTTCGGTGGTGCGGCGTTCGACGTAGTCCTTGGTGGGTTGGTGGCATCGTTGGCGGGTTTTCGCGATGGTGTGTAGGGCGGCGTTGAGGGTGCGGTCGCCGCCTCGGTTGAGGCGGTGGCGGATGGTGCGTCCGGAGTTGGCGGGGACGGGGCTGGCGCCGGCGAGTGAGGCGAAGGCGGCTTCGTTGCGGAACCGGCCGGGGTGTGACCAGGCGGTCAGTGCGATCGCGGCGGTGACGGGGCCGATCCCGGGTTGGTCGAGCAGGGTGGGGCAGAGCTTGTCGACCAGGGTGCGGATCTCGGCGAGGTTGGCTTTCAGGAGCTTCTCGAGGGTCAGGATCTGCTCGGCCAGGGCTGCCAGTTGAGTGCGGCGCAGTCGGTCAAGTCCGCTGCCGCTGCCGGTGCCGGTGGTGAGGGTGGTGGCGTGTTGGACCTGCCGCAGGGTGTTCAGTCCGCGCATCTGTGTGCGTAGATCGTCGTCGGCGGTGAGGATCAGCGATTTGAACAGGTTGATGGTGGCGGTGCGGGTGTCGCTGTAGTGGCGGCGGCAGACGTGCAGCAGGCGCAGGGCTTCCCGGTCGCCGTCGGCGCGGGGCGTGGCGACGTGGTCGGCGGCCAGCACCGCGCGAGCGGCGTGCACGGCGTCCAACGCGTCGGACTTGCCGCCTCGCCGACGGCGTCCGGCAGCGGGTTTGGGTGCTTCCAGGACGTCCTCACCCGCGGCGCGCAGGACACGCAGCAGGCCGACCCCGTGACACCGGGCGCCGTCCAGGGCCCAGGCCCGCCGGCCCGTTCCCAGCCCGGTCGTCTGCCGCCCGGCCCAGGCCAGCAGAACAGCGGCGCCGTCGGCGGTGGCCGGCACGGTGATCTCGGCCAGCACTGTCCCGACCGGGGTGGTCACCGCGGCGGTGTGCGTATCGGTATGGGTATCCACACCGATGACCGCGTCAACACGGCCGGCCAGACGATCTGCCAGGATGGAAGGCACGGACGGTTCTCCCTTGCACGGGACGACGTTCGGACGGCGTCGGCCCGGGAGACGATCACCCGGCGGCACATCTGTGATGAGTCACGCGACACCAATCGCGGACAGGCTTCTGATCAGGCCAGCAAGGTGGGCCGGGCCGACGCCGGCAACCCACGAGGACAG from the Micromonospora sp. WMMA1947 genome contains:
- a CDS encoding IS110 family transposase, whose translation is MPSILADRLAGRVDAVIGVDTHTDTHTAAVTTPVGTVLAEITVPATADGAAVLLAWAGRQTTGLGTGRRAWALDGARCHGVGLLRVLRAAGEDVLEAPKPAAGRRRRGGKSDALDAVHAARAVLAADHVATPRADGDREALRLLHVCRRHYSDTRTATINLFKSLILTADDDLRTQMRGLNTLRQVQHATTLTTGTGSGSGLDRLRRTQLAALAEQILTLEKLLKANLAEIRTLVDKLCPTLLDQPGIGPVTAAIALTAWSHPGRFRNEAAFASLAGASPVPANSGRTIRHRLNRGGDRTLNAALHTIAKTRQRCHQPTKDYVERRTTEGRTPAEITRSLKRYIARQIWRTLETNA
- a CDS encoding MFS transporter; this encodes MSAPRSRRLALGVLATGALMTILDGSIVTVAMPAIQRDLRFSPTGLSWVVNAYLIAFGSLLLLAGRLGDLIGRRAMFLGGTALFTAASVLAGLAGNSATLVAARFLQGVGSAAATAVSLGILVTLFPDAAERARAFAVFAFTGAAGAAIGQVAGGLLTDALGWHWIFLINLPIGLATIALAVRTLPADRGLGLAAGADVAGALLVTAGLVLGIYTVVTIERYGATSAHTLGLGALAAALVAGFVVRQATARRPLMPLRLLRSRGVAVANVVQILTVAATFAFQVLVTLYLQQVLGYDATRTGLALLPAAAVIGAVSLGVSARLNARFGERVVLIAGLVLLAAMFALLARVPVDGRYLRDVLPVMLLAGGFGLVLPALTALGMSAARVEDAGLASGLFNTTQQLGMAFGVAVLSTLAAARTADRVALGDDRAAALTSGFHAAFAVGAGLVVVAVVLAYALLRPQATARADAPALVG
- a CDS encoding MarR family winged helix-turn-helix transcriptional regulator; its protein translation is MSTPDLSYLLDHTSHVLRTRVAAALAEIGLTARMHCVLAHALPEERTQIQLAEMGDMDKTTMVVTVDALERAGLAERRPARTDRRARIIAVTEEGARVAARSQEIVDRVHAETLASLPDDEREVFLRALRRLAGGHLATPVQSPKPARRARQ
- a CDS encoding universal stress protein gives rise to the protein MSDEHSRQVVVGYDGSPAASAAIEVGALLFPGAHAWIGHLWTPPFASEELRKRLWTGTRNINVFVEAIEREGSREADRMTAVGVMLGRAAGWDAEPLVCRSYGGEGLRLAELADEKQADVLLLGSRGLGGARAVLGSVSDMAVHYSPRPVLVVPHPLLTDEYDALAAGPVVVGWDASAGSEAALAAARRLFPEREIVLAAVDGDEGDAPETVDGVTTVRVRAGGGAPGRAVADALSAVATERKASLVVVGSRGRTAVRKILLGSVAMATLHRAHRPVMVVPQSPVRETE
- a CDS encoding ROK family transcriptional regulator is translated as MLKGLAADRHAQGDSRRLNLGAVLRRVHLTGPVTRVELAEWMGVNRSTVMALTAELAAAGLVREVAAGGSGRAGRPSRVVRPSSDTVYVLAFDIAVDRLVAARVGLGGVISARLEAERPRAGADLDSVVSVLADFGRALHHAAPPGSVCVGVGASYCGMIRPGDGMVRFGPDMGWVDQAFGAELAGRLDLGLPVLVGNEAHLGALAEHQRGAGVGVQNLVYLHGDVGVGGGIIVGGELLDGDGGYASEVGHMLVNPYQGRACGCGSRGCLEAEVGERALLDVAGRPAQEKGREAVRAVVAAAAQGEPAAQEALRHIGDWLGIGVANVINLFNPGVVIFGGTLSEVFPVCAGHVRSRIAANVLPISRDKAQLRVSALGYDATLIGAAELGFSPLFADPLGVPTAG
- a CDS encoding alpha/beta fold hydrolase, with protein sequence MTYADVGGLWIWYEEHGAGRPLVLLHGGYGSTETFAPVRPALAARRRLIAVDLRGHGRTGGLDRPLRYESMADDVAGLLRHLGLPHADVLGYSLGGAVALRTAIQHPALVRRLVLVSTPVRRRGWYPETLAAMSAHDERAAERMRGTPPYERYARVAPRPQDWPLLWARSGELLRREYDWSAEVAALPMPVLLVFADADEIPVSHAAEFFGLLGGGHRDAGGDGAGRPASRLAVLPGLTHYDVVASPALPAAVLPFLTHPARAPG